From the Hordeum vulgare subsp. vulgare chromosome 1H, MorexV3_pseudomolecules_assembly, whole genome shotgun sequence genome, the window tcttttgtgttctactcaagatatcatctatgcatgaacctgcctaatgatgccactgctggggaacgttgcatggaaaacaaaaaaattcctatgcacacgcaatacctatccatggtgatgatcatctacgagaggggagagtgtatctacatacccttgtagatcgctaagcggaagcatatataacgtggttgatgtagttgaacatcttcgtgattcaaaccgcagcccgtcccgcgattccatcacgatccatcccgatctagtgccgaacggatgacacctccgcgttcagcacacgtacatctcgatgatgatccccgccttcttgatctagcaagaggggcagagaggtagatgagttcttcggtagagcgacggcgtgacggcgatggtggtggagctagtccagcagggcttcacctaagcaccgctaaaaactagactagaggagaaacatatctagggAGAGGGCAACACATGACTGATTATTgttgtctcaaaaccctcaaaatctctagtatatataggaggagaggagggaggccgacGGCCCTAGGGCTGCCCCTTTGGGTCAGCCGacgtgggaggagaggaggagtcctcctccaatcctactcctagtaggattccccttccacttggaaacattttccaccttttgtattttccccttattttccactccagccacatgggcccttagaggtggcttcggccagcccaccagggtatggtttgcctcctctcttgcccatgaagccctagggtcgtcacacccctccgggtggtcccccggcaccctcacGACACTCCCcgcacactaccgatgagcccgaaaccttttccgtgaccaaaacaggacttcctatatatcaatctttacctccagaccatttcggagctcctcgtgacgtccaatatttcatccgggactccgaacaaccttaggtcaccaacacctataactcaactataccgaaatgtcatcgaaccttaagtgtgcagaccctacgggttcgagaactatgcaaacatgactgagACAATCTCTGgtcgatatccaatagcgggacctggacgtccatattggatcctacatattctacgaagatctttatcggttcaacctctatgtcaaggattcagttaatcacgtatgCAGTCCTTTTGTCCtacgttatgttacttgcccgagattcgatcgttggtatctctatacctagttcaatctcgttaccagcaagtctctttcctcgttccgtaatacaagatcccgtggctaactccttagtcacatttcttgcaaggcttgtttgtgatgttgtattaccgattgggcaccgagatacctctccgtcacacgcagtgacaaatcctagtcttgatccatgccaacccaacagacacctttggagatacctgtagagcacctttatagtcacccagtaacattgcgacgtttgataacacacaaggtattcctttggtgttcgggagttgcatgatctcatggtcataggaacagatacattgacatgcagaaaacaataacaataaactgacacgatcatatgctacgttcatagattgggtcttgtccatcacatcattcttccaatgatgtgatcccgttatcaagtgacaacacttgtctatggccaggaaaccttgaccatctttgatcaataagatagtcaactagatgctcactagggacattgtgttgtctatgtatccacacatgtatttgagtttccaatcaatacaattatagcatgaataataaacgattatcatgaacaaggaaatataataataactaatttattattgcctctagggcatatttccaataatttTGCCATTTATAATAAAAATGGCTGAAGTCAAAGATATTTTTCCATCTGTATTATAATACTGATGGCGACAAACACATATTTTGTCGTCTCTAATAAAATACTGATGACGGCAAagatattttgccgtctgtaaaaaaCCTGATGACAGCAAAGACATATTTTGCCGTGTGTAATAGAAACTGAtgatggcaaagaagaagcacacCACATAGATCTCTCTCGCGAATCGATGACATGGCAATATCCACACCACACATCTTCTCGCACCCACCACACCCTGAATCCCCACCCCACCGATGCACGTCCCACCACCCCACGTCTCCATCTCTTCTCTCCCCACCACCCACGATCTGCATCTGGATCTAGATCCATCTCTTCTCCCCCACCCACTATCTCTTCTCTGCTCCCACCCCACAACGATGCCACCACCGTCCTCTCCATTCGCATCCACCTCCGGCGAGCCACGCACCACTGCCGGCCTCAGACTCCTACCGCCACCTCCCGTAGTGCGAGCGCGCCTAGGCGGCAGTACGAACGACGGCAACCGACGCAGGCGAGGGCGACAACGAGTTTGGGCTAGCGTGGCTAGGCGGCTGCCCGGGCGAAGCCAGCGGCGGGCGCGGGTGAGGGCGGCGGCCAGGTGGGCGAGCGCGGCTGGGCGACGACCCGCACGCAACCAGCAACAGACGCATGTGAGGACGGTGTCTAGCTCGGGCAAGGGCGGCGGTCAGGTGGGCGAGCGCAGCTAGGCGGCGGCCCGAGAGAAGCCACCAGCGGGCGCGAGCAACGATGGCGGCCTGCATGAGCGAGGGTGGAGGCCAGGTAGGCGAGCGCGGTTGGGCAGCGGAGCGAGCGAGGCGCACAGCTGGGTGGCGGCGCGGGCGTGGCTAGTGGCGCGTGCGGGCATTCCGTGCTTGCGAGCACGAATCGGGAGCGGCTCAGCGAGTTGGGTCAGGCggccatgggatcatcctcctccTTCATGTCGGGGTACCTCTCCTCCTCCCATTGGTGCGTGACATTCCGTGCTTGCGAGCACGTTGTGCAGTCTATACCCCATGACATTGGTGTTGTCGCGGCGTTGTGCAGTTTGCACCCCATGACATTGGTGTTATCTCGGCGTTGTGCAGTTTGCACCCCATGACCTAGGTGGTGTTGCGACGTTGTGTAGTATGTACCCCATGACATTGATGGTGTCGCGACGTTGTGCAGTCCTAGTTGGCCGGTACCCTTTCGATTGCATCGACGATACAGTGTCGTGGCTTGGTCTCGGATGACTGTTGCAGTCGACTGCTCGGGGGTGCCCCCCTCTCCCATGTGTTTTTCACTTTTATCTCTCTTCCTGTTCCCCCGTGTTCTTCTCGTCCGTTTGAACTCTATCttgtactccatccgttcctaaatataggattttagagattttactagaagaccacgtacgaatgtatatagacatattttaaaatatagatttatttattttatttcgtaTATAATCTTTTAATAGAATCTCTTAAAAGACATatttgtgaacggagggagtactaggctAAAATCTATATAAAAAACGAATACAATGTGGGAAGAAACTTCCTAggaatatattttttttaaaatcagATCTTCACGTGAACCACATGCTTGTATTATTATTCAGCATCAGCatcatacctggccaaacgggctgGCCCGGCACGGCACAGCCCGCGCCGGCATGTTTACTAATCGGGTCGTGCCGTGCCAGCCCGTGGGCTGCGCCTTCAGGCTCAGGCACGACCCGGTTATTAAACGGGCCAGCATGCTGGCCCAATCAACACGCTAAACCCTATATTTTTAACCTCATAGGCTCATATTTAAGCCTATTGGGATGTatattatgtatatatatatatatataaattaaaaaatatatatatatcttacctactaataaagcaaataatgCTTCTTCTGTACGTCATCCAAATTACTCTTAAAGTTGACTAGAATTatccaccaatgccacctataagtcataaaaaacatttaaacaggaaaatctcctgactgggccggcccatgtaggcacctcctatattacactctgggcgttggaaaaaatatgcagcacacctgtttgggccggcccatgcgtgggcgtctgtttttttagttaaatttttttattttttattttatttccattttgtttttctactttaaataatggaAAACTCTTCCCATCAACCGACCGATTTGTACGATTGCATCCACCGTCTCTCCCACCAGACGCGTGTCTTGTGTTGGACGACCTCGCGTTCTCCGCCaccgcgccccgccccgcccacAGGTCTCACCAGTGGTCAGTCACCACCGCACCCCACCTACCCCCCGCTCCCGCAGCTAACCCCGCGCCCGCCCCGTCTCTCTTCTAAACCCAACTAAATCCCGTAGCAAACGCCGCAGCCCAACCAACCCCACCCTGAGAATTGGCGCGTGAGGAAGGGGAGGCCATGTATTTCCTGCAGGGGCGGAGCGTTGAGACCATGGTGGTCGTCgcagtcgttgtcgtcgtcgtgggcggcgcactcctcctccgctccGACACCCTGCATCTCCTCCTCGGTTCGACCCTGAGCTTGAGCTCCATCCCTCGAGCAGATGTGCAACTAAGTTTCAGCAACAACGATGTTGTTGCGATTGCCCAGCGGCGAAGCTAGGCGCAATGACGAGTTTCTGCAACTTGGACTCTGTTTTAAAAAATTAGAACAACGATctttttttgcaaaagttttctgcagcctgacctatgttgcaaaagtttttacaacatgacctttgttgcaaaagtttctgCAACACGATCcttgttgcagaaaatattctataacaaattatattgtaaaaatatatatatggGCGTTTTCGCAACATGctatttgttgcaaaaaaaattgcAACATAATCTATGTTGCAAAAGACCCGTCAGTCACTTTTTAACCCGTAAGCCGGACACGTAGCAGCGTGCTTGTTTCTACAACTAAAGCATTGTTTCAGGATTTTACGTGATGAGGGGAGGCGACCGAGCTGGTAATCTGACGATGCATGCGCGTACATCGAACGGCTAAAAAGGTGATGGATGATTACTACAAATCCACCGATGAATGCCTAGCAGTCcccttaaataatttagaacttcaaacaacttttctcaattttaagaaactgagaatttcgaaataaaatattcaaaaaaacatttttttttaagaattcaaaaactactcaggagttttgaattttttttgcatataaataaatgtttaaactttgagaaattgtccataaaataaaaaagtcaacgattttaaacaaaagtccgtgtaaaaatcttaaaaacagttcgtgcctctgtttttagtctcattttttattttcatttttctgttccattttttagtttaaataatttagaactttgaaaaacttttgcaatttataaaactgggaattttgaaataaaagtttgaagaaaatataaaatgtttgtgaattcaacaaatgctcaggatttttgtaaaaatattcacatattcagaaaaatgttcataattttaagAACAATGTtgatgaaaacaataaaagtccgtgattttgtttgtgtgttattttttgagtgcaattgaaaaaaatgtttgctaattcaaaaaatgttcatgcatttcaagaaatgtcctaaaattttaaagacataatatgatcagcaccattgaagattataattgtttttctcccgttgcaacgcacgggtccttttgctagtataatTAAACGGATCGTGTCGTGCCAGCTCGTGTGCCCAGCCTCCAGGCCCACGCACGATCCGAGACGTGCCGCGTGCCTGGAACGGACCCGTTTAAGTCATGCCGGACCGGGCCCGTCTCATGCCAGGCCGGCGTGCTATCGGGCCGGCCTGATTGAGACGGCCAGTTTGGCGAGGTATAATCAGCACTCCCCTCGAGTCCAGCCACGAGGCGATAACAAAAGGCAGTTGCTTGAAGCGAGCCTACTCGGCACTCGCAGTCGCAGTCGCAGCACAGTCCAATTGTCCTCCAAATGGCTTCTCTTCCCCAGCACCTGCTACCCGTCCTCCTCCTGCTCGCCCTCCTCGGGCCCTCGTCCGCGGGGGCGCCGGGCGTCATCCGGCTGCCGCGCGCCGGGGCCTGCGCCGCGCCGGCGGACCCGGCCGTCTACGACCGCCCCGTGATCGGCATCGTCACGCACCCGGGCGACGGCGCGGCCGGGAGGATCAACAACGGCACCTCCACCTCCTACATCGGCGCCTCCTACGTCAAGTTCGTCGAGGCCGGCGGCGCCCGCGTCATCCCGCTCATCTACAACGAGCCCGACGAGCGCCTCCTCCAGGTCACTGCCTCCAGATCCCCCACCTCCGTCGATCCCCTTCGCCTCTCACTTCAGTAGATGTACTGATCCTTACTATATGTATATAGCATTTCAAATCATTATCTAACACTGCAGAAACGGAACATTTGGCTGTTCTGATCACTTCGAATTTCTCCAGTTTTAAAGTACATTAGGAGTGACCAATCGAACCAATTGCAAGGTGGATCGTGACTTGATCACTCGGTGTCTAACTGGCTTATGCTACTGTTCATCTGTTTCAGGTCAAGATGAAACAGGTTTAAAAAAGATCTAGATGAAACAGCTAGCCTATCATGCATCTGACGACTATAAATATTGTTTGTGTTCTGCAGTCATTTGATCTCAGGGCAATTGGCCACCTGTTAATTACTTGGTGCCCCCCTGCTTGCTCAGTACTACTTGCAACTTATCTCTTTGGTAGTTTCTGATAGTTTTGCCTGTGCCCCTTTTACTGCAGAAactcagtttggtgaatggtgtgcTGTTTACTGGTGGATCAGTGAAGAGCGGTCCGTATTTTGAGACGATTAAGAAAGTGTTTCAGGTACCTATCTATTTGGCAGCTTCTGTATGTTTAAGAGATGCTATTCACTTCTGCTCTGTAGTTGCTTCCATTATTAAGAACATACTACATCTCAGTATGGTAACATCATATTATTGGTCCTAGCTCACACAGAATGGCACCAAACATTACTGGATAATTCTCACTATCTTTGATTATTCTTCTGTAGTATGTCTTGGACAAGAATGATGCAGGAGTTCCATTTCCATTGTTTGCACAGTGTCTTGGCTTTGAGCTTGTAAGCATGATTGTGAGCAAGGTAATTTCTCTTTTTTCTAAGATAATGAACAAAAATTATCGACGTCAACATGCAAATTTAGTTGCTAAAGTACAAAAAATAATTTGAATTTCCTATATTATGAGGACAGCCTCAAATTGAGATATCTGCTTGAAGAAAAATGATGTGTTAGAATTTAAAAGTATACATTTGCTCTTGCCTCATGTGATGCAGTGAAGAATCGGCTGGTCGGCTCCACTGTTCTGTTCCCTGAACAGGACATAGACACAGCGTGTTCCATACCAATTTTGTGTTTTGTATCTACAAACTGACAACTGGCTCTTTTCTCTATGTTGGTATTAGGACAATAATATTTTGGAGTCATTCCACGCCTCAGATCAAGCATCAACTCTTCAGTTCCCCAATTATTCTTCACTTCAGGGATCAGTATTTGAAAGGTAGGGATTCTAATATATATTTGAAAGGTCTAGGTACTGCATGGTCATGTGTCTTCTATTTGCgggagaaaattgtattggtgctAAACTTGTGCAGCTTTCTCATTTTCCTCTATCAACTGAAAGTCTGCATGGGCACTTGCAACGGCCATGTTTCTTGTCCCGTCCTATATGAAAAGATTATGTATGTTAGGTTTTCTTTACAGAGAAAATGCAATTAAGCTTACAGTTTGCAGTACACTCCATTGCAAATGAAATTTCAGGTTTAGATGGCAGCTTCATCAAACTTGAGATAGCAAAAATGAATTAAATAGATGTCAACTATGCAGTTGGTTAGATTTTAGATCTAAATATTATATCCAGAATGACCCCTGAACCACAAGAACTACGCTTGAGGTTATCCGTAGTGGTAAAGTACAAAAAAGTGATGGCATCATGTTCCATTTATCTATGATATAACTTTGTCGCTCCCTACTTTTTTATGACAAAAATACCGCCTTCTATTTACTATTTGTGGCTTGGCTTGTAATATCCCTTGTATAGCTGTCTAATAAAAAGTGATCCAAATTCCCAGATTTCATCCTGATCTCATCAGGAAACTCAGCACCAGCTGTCTTGTCATGCAAAATCACAAAGTAAGTAGAATCCTGGGGTGCTCCTTTTCTCCTTGAACACACATTTGATGTGTGTCGTTTTGTATTAGAAGAAAAATTCTGGGTACTCACCACATTTTATCTTCGACCTTCACTCGACATTAACATTAACATGATGATATACTTAATTCAACCAAATCATGACTGTCCATTTAAATGTTAAAATAGCAACTTTTTATGCAGATTGCAGAACAACTATCTTTATGTCCTTATTTTCCCTAACATGCTTTCTTTTCTTAACTGGTCAAAGTATGGTATATCTCCAAAGAGATTGAGAGAGAATGATGCATTATCAAGTTTCTTCAAGATTCTGACTACATCCCCTGATGAAAATGGTGAGGTACAATATGTCATCTTTTTCCTAGTACTTAACTGATTTGGACTCAACCAGCCTAATTCAGAGGTAGTGCTAAATCAATGTATAAACAAACAACAAACTAATTTCCTTTCCTTTGGCAAATCAGGTTTACGTCTCAACTGTCGAAGCACAGAAATATCCGATCACTTGCACTCAGTGGCACCCTGAGGTATGCTGACTGTACTGCTGCTGGTTGTTTTTGAATTTAAAGTCGGTATTCCACTAATCTGTTCGCATGCCTGTGCACATTTGCACATCCCTTTTATGCGTGTCTGGCATTTTTTAGGACTATATATTACTAGGCTGCTACCAAAATGTCTGTCTTTAAACTATTCGGGCCATGGTATTTCTTCACGTGGCCAGATCACTTACGCAAACATGATATATTCAGAGGTTAGAATATAGTTAACTTGTTCACTTGCTGCAGAAAGCCATTTTCGAGTGGCGTAAACCAATGATTCCACACAGCGAGGATGCAGTACAAGTGACACAACATTTTGCCAACTATTTTATCAGGTTTGTAATACTCTGTTTATTCATTATAAGCAACACGTCATCTGGTTATCACATATGCGTTGACCATGCCCTCATTCATGAAaactgttagagttataatataagtcatgtacccttttgtatttatcccaatatagtccaccacctgtacatgtatatatacgggCCTATGGCCTcaagggaatacaagttgcttattcctaacatggtattagagcattAGGGTTCTttttcgcacgcgcaactcgtgcttcGATCCAATCTCGTCTCCCCGCAGTCGCCGTCTGCCTCGATCTGGACGCCGCCGCTCCCTGTCCCGCTACGTCCGGCCGGCTCCCGACCCGTTTCGGTGGCTGCTCCCTCGATCTGGAGGCCGTCGACTCCACCCGTCGCTCCTCGATGTGGAGGCCGCCGACTCCACCCGTCGCAACCTGCTCCCTGTCCCGCTACGGTCGGACTCCACCCGCGCAACTCcccgattctaccttggtgaTTCCTCCTttcattgttccatcttttcctcagtgttactctcgtcgttcacgttctgtggatgcctctatggatgtgtcgtcatcctcgtctcagcctacttatggcttgcattctcgtcctcgtccgcctgttgatcgctttggattttccaccgctggtgctgctgttcttgagccgactaccTATCATCAggttgttgttcatcctgaatggcagtttgcaatgacagaggagattgctgctcttgaacgcactggtatgtgggatcttgtttcctttcctcccggagtccgtcccatcacttgtaagtgggtctacaaagttaagactcgctccgatggttctcttgagcgtcacaaagctcgtcttgtggctcgtggtttcagcaggagcatgatcgtgattatgacgagacttttgctcctgtggctcatatgaccactgttcgtacacttcttgtcgtAGCTTCTACACGCCACTagtctatctctcagcttgatgttaagaatgcttttcttaatggtgagctgtgtAAGGAGGtatacatgcagccaccacctgggtattctgttcctgatggcatggtatgtcgtcttcgtcgctctctctatggccttaagcaagccccccgcgcctggtttgagcgttttgcctctgtggtgactgccgctggtttttcagccagtgttcatgatccagtattgtttattcacctttctcctcgtggtcggactcttcttcttctctatgttgatgacatggtcatcactggggatgaccccgagtatattgcatTTGTCAAGGCCCGccttagtgagcagttccttatgtctgatcttggacctctttgctactttcttgggattgaagtctcttctacctctgatggcttttttatatctcaggaaaagtatatccaggatcttcttgctcgtgctgctcttactgatgagcgcattgttgagactcctatggagctcaatgttcacctctctgctactgatggtgatcccctgcctgacctgacgcgttatcgtcatcttgttggcagtctagtttatctagctgtcactcgtccgaatatctcttatccggttcatattctgagtcagtttgtctctgtccccacatcggttcactatagtcatctcctccgtgttctccgatatcttccgggcacgatctctcaccgtctattctttcctcgctccagttctttacagcttcaggcttattcagatgctacgtgggctagtgatccttcagatcgtcgttcactttctgcttaatgtgtttttcttggtggttctctcattgcctggaagacgaagaaacggattgcagtttcccgttcgtgtgcagaggctgagttgcgagcgatggctcttttgacggcggAGGTGACTTggtacggtggttacttcaggattttggtgtttctgttactacaccgactctgctcttatctgacagtacaggtgctattagcattgcgcgctatcctgtgaagcatgagctcaccaaacatattggtgttgatgttttctatgtgtgcaggatcaggttattgctcttcagtatgtgccttccgagttacagttggcggattttctgacgaaggcccagactagagcacaacatggcttttatctctccaaactcagtgttgttcatccaccatgagtttgagggggggggtacagttataatataagtcatgtacccttttgtatttatcccaatatataaggggttttctgcatatagtccaccacctgtacatgtatatataccggcctatggcctcatgggaatacaagttgcttattcctaacaaaaACCATACTATGCCGATGGCAGATTACCTGTTCAAAATTATTTTATGGTGTCCTAGTTCCCTACTAATCAGTTATAGGCCTTCaaccttgtactccctccgtccgaaaatatttGTTATAGGAATGTATGTATCTAGATATATTTTAATTCTAAATACATCTATTTTTGTAcatttgtgcgacaagtaatcccggacggagggagtatgtgtttGTGTGGCTCACATTGAGCAATATGTTTGCGACTAACGCTTTTCACCCAGTTCTGTTTCAACTTAATGGAACGAGTTCCCAGTTCGTTGCCCATCACAACCCCATAAAGGGGATATGTTTTTTAAAACATCAACGCTCAAAACGAGCATCAGCCTGCAGGTAAAACATAACTAAAATGAAACCACCATCACACGCCCCAGGAGTGCTCGGACCCATCAGCTTCAGAGTGATCTTGTGTTTCTTCATCTCCACTTTAACCGGGTAGTATCTGACAAATCACGTTTGTGACTAAGGGTTTGTATCATACATTGTTGTGTTCCTCCAATGCATGAGTTCCAGACTTTCTATGGAGACATGCAACGCCGTGTTTATCTAACAATCCGCTCTGATGTGGAACAGCCAAGCCCGCAAGTCTCCGAACAGGCCCCCTGCCGACAAGGTGCTGGACAACCTGATCTACAACTACATCCCTACATTTTCCGGGAAAACCTCGTAAGCCACCGTGTTTATTGCCTACTGCGCCACTGCTTCTCCATCCACCCGCCAACTAAATGGGTGTGTGACATGCTTTGCAGGAAATCCTTTGAGTTGGTGTACCTCTTCTCCTGAGACCGGAGCCGAATGTCTGTTCCTCTTAGTGTAGTGTACTGTACGTGTACAGTATTGTGTATCATGCGTTATATTGTTCTCAACTTCTGATGAGACCTTCGGTTCAGTGGTATAGGTCGTTTGTAAACTCGATTCTTGGTATCAGAGTTCAGGGTGAGAAGTGTCGGCGGCTGTGGTGTTTGCCATTTCGGAATAAATAAGAGCATTCTCCTCTGAACCGTTGTTCATCTTGTATTATTACAGTAGTCAGCATATAGCCATTGGCTGATGCTAAGTTCAGTAGTAGTACAGATCAATTGTAACGTGATTGTGATTGTCGGTATCAACGTTCAGGCGAGCGTCAATAGTTGTCATGTTTGCCATACTAGGAATAAATAAGATCATCCACACTGTTATTTTTTTTCTGATGATGCTCATTTTGAATCTTTGTAGCATTGTAGCACCACACAAGTGAAAT encodes:
- the LOC123447119 gene encoding gamma-glutamyl hydrolase 1-like isoform X2 — translated: MASLPQHLLPVLLLLALLGPSSAGAPGVIRLPRAGACAAPADPAVYDRPVIGIVTHPGDGAAGRINNGTSTSYIGASYVKFVEAGGARVIPLIYNEPDERLLQKLSLVNGVLFTGGSVKSGPYFETIKKVFQYVLDKNDAGVPFPLFAQCLGFELVSMIVSKDNNILESFHASDQASTLQFPNYSSLQGSVFERFHPDLIRKLSTSCLVMQNHKYGISPKRLRENDALSSFFKILTTSPDENGEVYVSTVEAQKYPITCTQWHPEKAIFEWRKPMIPHSEDAVQVTQHFANYFIRIRLLLFSMCLPSYSWRIF
- the LOC123447119 gene encoding gamma-glutamyl hydrolase 1-like isoform X1; translated protein: MASLPQHLLPVLLLLALLGPSSAGAPGVIRLPRAGACAAPADPAVYDRPVIGIVTHPGDGAAGRINNGTSTSYIGASYVKFVEAGGARVIPLIYNEPDERLLQKLSLVNGVLFTGGSVKSGPYFETIKKVFQYVLDKNDAGVPFPLFAQCLGFELVSMIVSKDNNILESFHASDQASTLQFPNYSSLQGSVFERFHPDLIRKLSTSCLVMQNHKYGISPKRLRENDALSSFFKILTTSPDENGEVYVSTVEAQKYPITCTQWHPEKAIFEWRKPMIPHSEDAVQVTQHFANYFISQARKSPNRPPADKVLDNLIYNYIPTFSGKTSKSFELVYLFS